CTCATTTCTAAATAGTTTTGTTGATAAGAATCGCTGACAGAATCAGCAAAAAATGAATCTTTAAACACTTTAAAACCATTATACACAGGAGTACCCACAGCATTTGCCCCTCTAGCTGCATTTATAAAATATTTTTGAAGTAAATGACTATCAATTGATTGATTAAGCACAATCTCTGTATTATATGAAATATTGGTATTGCTTACATTGAGATCCCATGCATTTCTTAATAGATTAATCAATTTTTTCTGCCTATCTTCTAAAACTCTCGGAGTCCACTCATTTTCCTGAATGACTTGAGTTGTTAATGCAAAAGTTGTAACTCCATTTTTTGATTGAAAATAGGATGTTTTCTTTTTATTAAAGTCATAGTTTTGGGCTTGCGAATTTTTGGAGCGAGTCAATAGAACCAAATTCCCTAGTTTGTGCACATATTCAGATGGATTAGGGAAATTTGTTAACCATTCACTACCCACTTTAGGTGTTTGCGGTAGAACATGCTCAACTGTAATAACGGAATGATCATAGAAAGGTTGTCCGTTTGTCAGTAATGAATCTAAGCGAAGCAAAACGTATCTCCTTACTGTATCTTTTAACTCTGTATAAACATCTCCATTTAACCTTTCCAAAACTGCCCTTTTGTCATCATCTGAAACCGTTAATAAAGATTCCTCAGAAAAGATATTAATTCCTTTCTCCATTTGCCTTAGAATTTGTGAATACTTAGACATACGCCAATTGAAGTTTTTCCGCAAGACCATGCTGATACCTGCAAACTGCTCCAACAGATTTAAAAACCCTTCCAAATTATCTTTATATTGTTGAATATAATACATTGCTACGGGAATCCAATCATTATTATCAATTCGATTAAGCAAGCTTAATATTTTTAATATCTTGGGTTGATGGCTGTAAAAGGATTGATAATCAACAAGTTTCAAATAAATATCACTGTATGGGATTAAAATGTCATTAATGAAAAATTTTCCAGTTACTTTCGAGAAGATATCCTCATATTCATCTTTATAATTTGCACTACCTTTTCTTTTTTGGATTATCATCCTTATATGATCAAATAATTTATTGAACCTATCCCGTCCTAAAGAGACTTCAACATCTTCCCACTTACTTGTATAGAAATCTTGTTCATTATCAGGGATTGCTCCTATTACACGTGCTTTAAATATATCACTTGGAAGTAAATCCAACCCCCGATCATTTAGAACAGTAAATATCCGAAAAGCTGAATCAAAATTGGGGGTAGAAACTACAACAATAAAACAAAGGGTGGCTAAAACTAAAGGGAGTGTTTTTACTGTCTCTTCATCTAATTCATTTAAGCGTTCCATAAAATACAGTGCATTTTCCATAATTGCTTTTTGGCTGTCTGTCTTGAATGATGTATCCTTTGTTAACTTATGTGTCATGCCTTTTGCTTGTATGTATTTTTTTAAGAATTCATCATCTCTTTTGCGCAAATGCAGTCTATATGTATCCTGTGTACCTAATATTTTGCTACCCTTCTGTACCACCATTTGTTCAATATCATTAGCGTAATCATCACTGAGAATGTCACGTAGTACAGAAAATAAAATAGTTAGTGTAGTCAATCGTTGTTGACCATCCAATACCTCAGCTTTTGGACCATCATTTTTGACTAAAACAATACTCCCTAGAAAATAAGGCTCGTCAACATGGCTGATATTATTTTCTGAAATACCATAGTGATTAATAAATTCCAATAAATCATCCAAAAGCTCCCCTGCTTCATCTGTTGTCCACGAGTATGGCCGTTGAACAGAAGGAACAGTGAATAAATAATCATCTGAAAATACTTTATGTAAAGGAGTTTCTTGGGCTGTTAACTTTGTTTTCATAGAATATTCCTCCCCTCTCTTCGTAACATAACTCTACAATACTTTTTTCGATCAATCATATCAATCAAAAAACCTCATTTACTTGTGGTACGGTTCACCGTGTTTGATCTTAAACTAATCTGGCCATTAGCGACATTTCTTGCATCATCACAAAATGGTATATTTATGCAAAAATGAAGTACGTCTTTAAATGTTATTCCACCACAAAATCTTCATTACTATTTGATTGGCTATACCCCTACCTGTGTTTGTATCCAAAAAACAGGCGATCTCCATATCAATTCCTGACGGTTATCCTAGCTTACATTGACAGTTTCCAATCCCGCAGTTTCCAATCCCACCGAAATATTCAGAATAAACTTTTATTTATGCAATGCTATTTTCTTCTTGCATAAGTGGCTGATTATCCCATATTATTATTTTGCCGGCAAAAAATATGGAAGCAAACTATATGCTGACAAATTATAATTTAGCAATGTTTGGGAGTGCTCGATGTGGATTTACACCTGCAAAGCTTGCCTAAAAATTTGCCCGATCGACAAAAAGTACTGGAATTAAAAGAAAAATTCCCGGATATGGACCCGCTATCTGTCGAGGCGTTTTTCGTATTTTTGCGAACATCCGGAGATCTGATAAAGAAAATCGGCACGAATCTGTCCTGCTGGGGCATTACGCCCGGCCGCATGATGACGCTGATGGCTTTATTTAATCATTCCCGCAGCATGGCTCCTTCCGAATTGGCCGAACGCATCGGAGTGACCCGCGGCACGATTACCGGTTTGCTGGACGGACTGGAGAAAGACGGACTCATACAGCGTATGGAATGCTGCAGCGACCGCCGTATGATCAATATACAATTGACCGATAAGGGAGTGGAATTTATTAATGAGATGGTTCCCAGTCATTTTGAATTGATAGGAAAAATAATGAAAGTATTGGACGAAACGGAGATCGGCACACTGATCGCTCTATTGGAAAAAGTCCATGGACGGGTGCATGAGCTTTAAATCCTTTTCATGCTTTCAATGCTTCTCATCAATTGTAAGAAAAACTGGGCTTCATCAGTCTTTTCGACTGCTGTCTGTTAGTGAAAAATCCTCGATTTTGTTCGTAGATTTGTTCGCAGATTTATTCGTAGATTGACAATTTTACAGTTGTTTCACACGATTTCCTGCTGGGAGGATACATATGGACAAAAAGAAAGTTGCGCGTATTTTTATTGGAGTCATTATTGCAGCAATACTAGGAATTGTCGGCTATTACGGCTATGAAAACTATTATTTTGTGTCGACAGATGATGCGACAATCACCGGGAACATTTATCGGATTGCTCCAAAAATCGCCGGGAAAATTGAAACTGTGAATATTCATGAGGGAGATACGGTACAAAAAGGGCAGGTGTTGATGCAAATGGAGCAGTCCAATGTTCCTACTGCAGACAGTGCAATGATCAAATCTCCCATCGACGGTGTCGTCATACAACGTACCGGACTATCAGGCGAAGTGGTCGGCGCCGGAACAACCGTTGCCTTGGTTGTATCGAAGAAAGATCTTTATGTCGAAGCAAACATCGACGAAACAAAAGCAACAGACATCAAAGTCGGGCAGCCGGTCGATATTACAGTCGACATGTACCCTGGCGTCACATTTCATGGCAAGGTGAAAGAAATTGATCCGGCTACACAATCTGCCCTTTCCCTTTTGCCGCCGGTAAACGCAGGCGGAAACTTTACAAAAATAACGCAACGGATCCCGGTTAAAATTGCTTTTACTGACGGGCCTTATGATTTTAAACCTGGTCTGAATGCAGAGGTCAAAATTCATGTGAAATAGGATGTGGTAGTGAATGAAAGAATCCTTTTGGCCCGCTGTATTTACGATCTTGATCGGATCATTCATGGCTGTGCTCGACACGAGTATTGTGAACGTGGCCATCCCCAAGATGATGAACGTATTCGGAGTGGCAGCCGATCAGATCGAATGGGTTTTGACCGCTTATACCCTTGTAATGGCTGCAGTCATCCCTCTTACCGGGTATTTGGGCAAACACTACGGATTTAAAAAAATGTATATTGTATCATTCGTGCTTTTTACCGTCGGTTCCCTGCTCTGCGGCTTAGCCTGGAGCAATAATACATTGATTGCCGCCCGCATCATTCAGGCGCTTGGCGGCGGATTGATACAGCCAATCGGGCAAGCGCTGCTGTATCAAGTCGTACCGCGCGAAAAACTCGGACCGGCCATGGGGGTTTTTGCCATCTCCGTCATGGTGGCTCCTGCGATTGGTCCGACATTGAGCGGTTATATCGTGCAATACCTTGACTGGCATCTGATTTTTACGATCAATGTCCCGATTGGCATGATCGGCATTCTCATGGCTTGGACTTTCTTAAATGAAACGGAAATTGTAAAAACAAAAGAAAAATTTGATCTGCCCGGATTCCTATATGCCGCCACCATGCTGACGACGTTGCTGCTGGGTGTTACAAAAGGACATGAGAAAGGCTGGACATCGTTTTATATCGTTTCGTTATTTGCCGCTTCCCTGATCTGTCTGCTTTTGTTGATCTATCGGGAATTGACATTTGAACATCCGTTGCTGGATTTGCGCTTGTTTAAAATTGCCGATTTTAGCAACGGGATGATCATAGGCTCTTTAATCATGATCGGAATGTTCGGCCCTGTCTATCTGATTCCCATCTATGCGGAAAGCCTGCTTGGGTATACGGCTATGAATACGGGACTGTTGATGTTCCCCCAATCCGTCTTTTCGGGGATCGTATCACTTATCGCCGGCATGTTTCTCATGAAGCGCTTTGGCAGCAAACCACTGATTCTTTTGGGATTATCCGCCACGTTAATCAACGGAATCATGTTGACCGACATCAATATGAATACGACGGATTCCACGATTCGCTGGTTGCTTTCGTTGCGGGGATTGGGGCTCGGTCTGTGCATGATGCCGACAATGCAAATGCCATTGGATCCTTTGGACAAATCCCAGACCGGCAATGGTTCGGCGCTTTTGAATATCTCGAGGCAAGTGGCTCTATCCATCGGTGTGGCGATCTTGACATCTGTGTTTCAAACGAATGGCGTAAAACATGCCGTTCAACTGGCCAATACGGTTAATGCATCGAACCCGATCAACTCCGACTATTTATTAAATCAGCAAAATCTTTACATGGCGCAAGGGTTTTCAAGCAATGATGCATACGGATATGCGGTCAATTCCATGCTGGGATTGGTGCAAAAGTACGCGACCATTCAGGCCGTCGATGATGCTCTCTGGGTAGCCGCGATCTTTGTCGCAATGGCGATTCCTCTGGCACTGCTGATTCGCGGCGGAAAAGCGGCAAAAAAAAGCGTGGAAGAGCCGGAAGCTGCACATATGGCCGTAGAAATGTAATGTTCCAACAAATACGTTTCGGAACGATACGTTTAGAAACGGACGGATTGGAATCCATTTGCGGATACGAAACTGTTTTATAAGGTGGAGAAAATAATGAATAAAAAATCTGTGCCTCTCTATATCGGGCTTATCATGAGCGCTAGTGTATTCAGTCTATACGGCTGCGGTGCCGTAAAACCGGCCATGCTGCAAGTACAATCGGGCGGCAGCGGGCAAGGCGGCCAACAACAAGGCAACTATCTTCTTTTTACAGGAAAACTTTCCGGAATCGAGGAAGTTCAAATTTATCCGAAAATTTCCGGACGTGTAACAACGGTTTCCAAAGATATCGGCAATGCGGTCAATCCCGGCGATGTGCTGGTTCAACTCGAAACGACCGATTTGCAAGCACAGCTCAACAGCGCCCAGTCGGATCTTGCCATGGCTCAAGCCAAATATCAGGATGTGACAAACGGGACGAGGCCTGAAGATATCCAGGCGGCACAAGCAGCTTACGAACAGGCGCTAAACCATTATGAAGACGTCAAAAACGGCACGCGCCCTGAACAATTGGACAGTTTAAAGGCGGCTCTTGCAACGGCTCAAGCCAATTACGAGAATGCCAAGCAAGAATTGGATCGCAACCAGGCGCTATTTGATCAAGGAGTGATTGCCAAGCAAGCATTTGATAACATACAAGTGTCGTATCAACAAGCGAATGCTGCCTATGTTGCAGCACAAAACAATTTGAAACTGGCCGAAGAAGGACCTACCCAGGATACGTTAAACTCCCTCAAAGCGGCAGTGGACCAAGCAAAAGCATTGTACGACAAGGCGCGCAACGGAGCGACGCCGCAACAAATCGAAGAAGCAAAAGCAGCCTTGCAAAAAGCACAGGCAAATGTAAATCTGAATCAATACAATTATGACAACGGGACGCTGAAAAGCCCGATCAAAGGATATGTAGCTGCCCGGAATATTGATCCGGGTGAAATGGCAAATCCCTCTTCCTCATTGATGACAATCGTGGATACCGATCAAGTGTATCTATCCATCGATGTACCGGAAAATGAATTGAAGTATATCAAGCAAAATGCAGATGCGGATGTGCAAGTGGCTGCCCTCGGCAAAACTGTCAAAGGAAAAATCAGCATCATCAGCCCCCAAGCCGAGCCGAACTCGGATAAATATTTGGTGAAGATATTGATCAACAATCCTGACCACAGCCTGCGCGCCGGCATGACCGGAGTTGTGAAAATCAAGGATAAATAAACAATGTATAATGCAATACACCCGGATTTCCGGGCGTTTCTTTGAATAGCTGGATTGCATTTATGTAAAAGCAGACGGATGTAAAAGCAAATCTTGCAATAAAAAAACGAGCAGGTTTGCCAAGACCTATTGGCAGACTGTTCGTTTTTTATCGCTTATGCCTATTCATCATTTTTAAAGAATCAAACTGCTTGATTCAAAAATCAGACGACTTGGAAAATGCGCTTGTTTGTATTTATTTCGTCATCCCGTTCAATATCCGCGCCAAGAGAACGCAATTTGCCTACAATATCGACATAACCGCGATCAACATGATGCAGCCCGTGAATTTCCGATACCCCTTGGGCTGCCAGTGCAGCCGTAATCAATGCGCCGCCTGCACGCAAATCGCTCGCCGTTACAACCGCGCCCGTCAACTTCGGAACACCTTCCACAACTGCCGTCCGGCCTTCCACTTTGATCTCCGCACCCATGCGCTGCAACTCGCTGACATGCATAAACCGATTTTCAAATACCGTTTCCGTCACCAGGCTATTTCCTTGAATGACAGTCAAAAATGCCATCATCTGCGCCTGCAGATCCGTCGGAAACCCTGGATAGGGCAGTGTCTTAATATCGATCGGCTTCAAGGTTCTTTCGATTCCCTGCACACGAATTCCCTTCACATCATCGACCACCGAAACTCCAGCTTCCCGGAGTTTGGCCAGCAATGGCGTCAAATGGTTGGAGATCGCTCCTTCCACATATACATCTCCATTGGTAATCGCTGCTGCAAGCAAAAATGTCCCGACTTCGATCCGATCGGGAATCACTGTATGATTGGCGCCGTGCAGTTCATCTACGCCTTCGATGCGGATCACATCCGTGCCCGCGCCTCGCACATGCGCACCCATTGCATTCAGATAGTTCGCCAAATCTATGATTTCCGGTTCCCTTGCCGCATTATGAATGAATGTCTGACCTTTCGCCAAAACTGCCGCCATCATCACATTCTGGGTTCCGCCAACCGTATTCACATCAAAATAAATCCGACTGCCGCGCAAACCGCCGCTCGGCACTTTCGCATCGACAAATCCATGACCCACTTCAATTTCGGCACCCAATGCCTGTAACCCTTTCAGATGTTGATCGACCGGCCGCGCACCGATCGCACATCCACCCGGCAAAGCCACCCGCGCTTGTCCAAAACGTGCAAGCAGCGGACCCAGTACAGTAAAAGACGCCCGCATTTTACGAACCAATTCATCCGGTGCTTTTGGATTATGTAAATTCTCCGCATTCAAACGCAATGCGTCCGGCCGTATCTCCTGTACCTTGACCCCAAGATTTTCAATGACTTCTGTAATAATCTGTACGTCCGTTAGCTGCGGAACATCTTCAATGATGCTGTCACCTTTCACAGGTAAAATGGAAGCAGCCAAGATCGGTAAAACGGAATTTTTCGCACCGCTTGCCCGTACGGTTCCGTATAATTGATTTCCTCCGCGAATCAATATTTTTGGCACGTTGACACCCTCCGCATCAGCGGGATTCTCTCCCTAATACTCGAT
Above is a window of Fodinisporobacter ferrooxydans DNA encoding:
- a CDS encoding DHA2 family efflux MFS transporter permease subunit, encoding MKESFWPAVFTILIGSFMAVLDTSIVNVAIPKMMNVFGVAADQIEWVLTAYTLVMAAVIPLTGYLGKHYGFKKMYIVSFVLFTVGSLLCGLAWSNNTLIAARIIQALGGGLIQPIGQALLYQVVPREKLGPAMGVFAISVMVAPAIGPTLSGYIVQYLDWHLIFTINVPIGMIGILMAWTFLNETEIVKTKEKFDLPGFLYAATMLTTLLLGVTKGHEKGWTSFYIVSLFAASLICLLLLIYRELTFEHPLLDLRLFKIADFSNGMIIGSLIMIGMFGPVYLIPIYAESLLGYTAMNTGLLMFPQSVFSGIVSLIAGMFLMKRFGSKPLILLGLSATLINGIMLTDINMNTTDSTIRWLLSLRGLGLGLCMMPTMQMPLDPLDKSQTGNGSALLNISRQVALSIGVAILTSVFQTNGVKHAVQLANTVNASNPINSDYLLNQQNLYMAQGFSSNDAYGYAVNSMLGLVQKYATIQAVDDALWVAAIFVAMAIPLALLIRGGKAAKKSVEEPEAAHMAVEM
- a CDS encoding MarR family winged helix-turn-helix transcriptional regulator, yielding MDLHLQSLPKNLPDRQKVLELKEKFPDMDPLSVEAFFVFLRTSGDLIKKIGTNLSCWGITPGRMMTLMALFNHSRSMAPSELAERIGVTRGTITGLLDGLEKDGLIQRMECCSDRRMINIQLTDKGVEFINEMVPSHFELIGKIMKVLDETEIGTLIALLEKVHGRVHEL
- a CDS encoding HlyD family secretion protein, with product MDKKKVARIFIGVIIAAILGIVGYYGYENYYFVSTDDATITGNIYRIAPKIAGKIETVNIHEGDTVQKGQVLMQMEQSNVPTADSAMIKSPIDGVVIQRTGLSGEVVGAGTTVALVVSKKDLYVEANIDETKATDIKVGQPVDITVDMYPGVTFHGKVKEIDPATQSALSLLPPVNAGGNFTKITQRIPVKIAFTDGPYDFKPGLNAEVKIHVK
- the murA gene encoding UDP-N-acetylglucosamine 1-carboxyvinyltransferase, whose amino-acid sequence is MPKILIRGGNQLYGTVRASGAKNSVLPILAASILPVKGDSIIEDVPQLTDVQIITEVIENLGVKVQEIRPDALRLNAENLHNPKAPDELVRKMRASFTVLGPLLARFGQARVALPGGCAIGARPVDQHLKGLQALGAEIEVGHGFVDAKVPSGGLRGSRIYFDVNTVGGTQNVMMAAVLAKGQTFIHNAAREPEIIDLANYLNAMGAHVRGAGTDVIRIEGVDELHGANHTVIPDRIEVGTFLLAAAITNGDVYVEGAISNHLTPLLAKLREAGVSVVDDVKGIRVQGIERTLKPIDIKTLPYPGFPTDLQAQMMAFLTVIQGNSLVTETVFENRFMHVSELQRMGAEIKVEGRTAVVEGVPKLTGAVVTASDLRAGGALITAALAAQGVSEIHGLHHVDRGYVDIVGKLRSLGADIERDDEINTNKRIFQVV
- a CDS encoding DUF4357 domain-containing protein, with the protein product MKTKLTAQETPLHKVFSDDYLFTVPSVQRPYSWTTDEAGELLDDLLEFINHYGISENNISHVDEPYFLGSIVLVKNDGPKAEVLDGQQRLTTLTILFSVLRDILSDDYANDIEQMVVQKGSKILGTQDTYRLHLRKRDDEFLKKYIQAKGMTHKLTKDTSFKTDSQKAIMENALYFMERLNELDEETVKTLPLVLATLCFIVVVSTPNFDSAFRIFTVLNDRGLDLLPSDIFKARVIGAIPDNEQDFYTSKWEDVEVSLGRDRFNKLFDHIRMIIQKRKGSANYKDEYEDIFSKVTGKFFINDILIPYSDIYLKLVDYQSFYSHQPKILKILSLLNRIDNNDWIPVAMYYIQQYKDNLEGFLNLLEQFAGISMVLRKNFNWRMSKYSQILRQMEKGINIFSEESLLTVSDDDKRAVLERLNGDVYTELKDTVRRYVLLRLDSLLTNGQPFYDHSVITVEHVLPQTPKVGSEWLTNFPNPSEYVHKLGNLVLLTRSKNSQAQNYDFNKKKTSYFQSKNGVTTFALTTQVIQENEWTPRVLEDRQKKLINLLRNAWDLNVSNTNISYNTEIVLNQSIDSHLLQKYFINAARGANAVGTPVYNGFKVFKDSFFADSVSDSYQQNYLEMRKNLIEKGLLVAKKDRGLYLTEDYTFSSPSTAAAIVMGRSANGLTEWKTISGELLRDLEKNG
- a CDS encoding HlyD family secretion protein, with translation MNKKSVPLYIGLIMSASVFSLYGCGAVKPAMLQVQSGGSGQGGQQQGNYLLFTGKLSGIEEVQIYPKISGRVTTVSKDIGNAVNPGDVLVQLETTDLQAQLNSAQSDLAMAQAKYQDVTNGTRPEDIQAAQAAYEQALNHYEDVKNGTRPEQLDSLKAALATAQANYENAKQELDRNQALFDQGVIAKQAFDNIQVSYQQANAAYVAAQNNLKLAEEGPTQDTLNSLKAAVDQAKALYDKARNGATPQQIEEAKAALQKAQANVNLNQYNYDNGTLKSPIKGYVAARNIDPGEMANPSSSLMTIVDTDQVYLSIDVPENELKYIKQNADADVQVAALGKTVKGKISIISPQAEPNSDKYLVKILINNPDHSLRAGMTGVVKIKDK